The genomic stretch ACTTATGGCTACAGAGCTAAAGGACAAGATAGATGATATAGTCATATCTCAAGATTTGATAGATGGCAAAATATACTCATTTAAACCAGTTGATATAACAAAGATAGTTACAAATTTTCAAGTGTCACCTGTAGTAGAATTGGGAATAAAATCTGGGGATTACAGATACTATTTAAGTCATAGATCGGATAGAACGTATTTTCCTATGGAAGATACTATTATAGATATAGCATCGGATGTCAGTGGGATAGCTACTGTGGGAGATATGAGCGTTAGTACAGATAGGATAGAGATACATCAAAACTTTATGCTTGAAGGTATAACGAAAAACGGAAAAATACTTGAGCCGACGAATGTTGCGACAGAAATGGATGATATGCAATTTGATTTGAGTACTGGGAGACTATACTTTAAAGAACCACTAAAAGAGGGAAAACTAAACTTTGAATTAAAATACGATATAGAAAACAACATATTCAATATTTCGAACATAGGGCATGTAAAAAACGTATTGAACTTAGATGGATATAGAGATGCAAAAATATACCCAGTCAAAATGTCTAAAAAATTATATGATCTCAGATTGAAACCAGAATATGACACTATAGACACTGCTGAGTACAAAGTGTACAATTCATCTAACGAAGCGAAATCAATTAAATTTATAGAAAAAGATCAAAAACTATACTTGGATTTAGGTGCGCAAGATTTTAGCGATACTTATACTGTAGTTATTGACACTTTAAAACTAAAAAATAGAACACTAAAAAATGTAATATTTAAAATTAAACACGAAAGAAACTAGAAAATTAAGTTAAAGTTAATAAAAAATTAATAAAGAGATGATAGAATCGATATTACAAGTGATAGCTGAGAAGTTTAAAGCGGACGGATACGGCGGAGAAAGAAAACGATGAGTTACAGGAGGGTTTGTGATGAAAAAATTTATTACAGGATTATTGATAGCTAGTATGGTGATGATGCCTATGACTAGTTTTGCGGTGAATCCTAATATATTGACTATTGAAGATGCAACAACAGAGGTTATGGAAAATAACACACAGCTGAAGATTCAGGATATAACTATACAGATGGCAGAAGATCAATTAGAAGAAACTGAAGATCAAGCGAGAAAAATCAAGCTAGAGGTAATAGACAAATATGGTTCTCAGAACTCTAAAGCAGATGCTAGAATTCAGAAGGATGTAGCAGTTCAGAGAGCTGAATTCAATTTGGAAACGGCTAAAATGGGAAAAGACGCTGCAGAGGAAAAACTAAAACTTTCAGTAAAAGAAGTATACTACAAATTAGTAGAACTTATAAAGACAATAGAACAGGTCGAGGAAAGCTACAATAATCTACTCGAGCAAAGAGATATAGTTAGAACTAAACTAGAACTCGGATCAGCTACACAGCTAGAGTATGACAAAATGGAAGCTAAAGTTACAGATTTGAGCAGTCAATTGACATACTTAAAGAGCACTCACGAAGTTACAAAAATGAAGTTTAACAACCTATTGGGTAGAGAAGATTTAAATGTGAATTTTGAATTAGATGAGACTATAAAAGCTAAACAATTCGATTATAATCTAACTAAAATAACAAACGAAATACTAGAAAATCAGCAAGCGATCAAAAACAAAGAAAGAGAATTTGAGATAGCAGATAGAGAAAGAGATATCTATATCAGAAGAGCTCAGACTGATTATATCAACAGAAAAGTAGCGGTTAACAACTGGAAAAAAGCAGAGATAGAGTTAAATGATGCTAGAAAACAACTAAAAATAGATACTTATGACAAATACTTTGAAATCAAAAAGTTAAATAGAGAGCTTAGTGTTGTAGAACTAAACAGACAAACAGCAGAAAAAGATTTAGAGATAGCAAAGATCAAAC from Tissierellales bacterium encodes the following:
- a CDS encoding TolC family protein; its protein translation is MKKFITGLLIASMVMMPMTSFAVNPNILTIEDATTEVMENNTQLKIQDITIQMAEDQLEETEDQARKIKLEVIDKYGSQNSKADARIQKDVAVQRAEFNLETAKMGKDAAEEKLKLSVKEVYYKLVELIKTIEQVEESYNNLLEQRDIVRTKLELGSATQLEYDKMEAKVTDLSSQLTYLKSTHEVTKMKFNNLLGREDLNVNFELDETIKAKQFDYNLTKITNEILENQQAIKNKEREFEIADRERDIYIRRAQTDYINRKVAVNNWKKAEIELNDARKQLKIDTYDKYFEIKKLNRELSVVELNRQTAEKDLEIAKIKLDTGMITQLQYADAENAYMKAKIDQIKKIQEYNMKIEQFEYFRTTGM